A stretch of DNA from Trichoplusia ni isolate ovarian cell line Hi5 chromosome 9, tn1, whole genome shotgun sequence:
taattgGCGGAATCGATTGTTTATACTAAGTTTAAAGTAAAGTAAGTTGTTAATTTTAACCCTCTTACGCCAAATCGCTTATCTATCAATGAGTCGATTGAACGTTATCCGTTATATGATCTGATCTGAGATTCTACTTCTGTCCCACGGTGGGTGCCAATTATTCTTATTGGCGCCCAAACATGGGTCAGATCTTACCGTGCGACTCCGTTTTGGACGACAACATTCCCTGAATGTAAGTGGCGGAAAGGCGGAAACCCTTTCTCCTTGAGGAAGAGCAGTCCCTCTAGCATCTGGCGTCCGAACCTGGCCACCTGCCACGCCGGGAGCCCCGTGCCCGCTGTGCCGTATTTACGGCTGTACTCGTCATTCCACGTACTCTGTAGAACATGCAAAATTTTACTACtctgtttaaaattaagttgaGAGATAGAAGGAATCCCACAGTAAGTAATGTAATCCTAGTCCCACGGAAGTTTCTACAAAAATTTAGTCCCATATGCATGACAACACATGCCCAGCGCGGGGACTAAACCCACAACACATCTCATTCATTGGGTCGGTTGTGATGCAGTTATTAATAATGGAATAGTTTTAGAGCTTCATTTAAATTGCTATAACGATGTAAGTCGCACTCAAAGGAAATTCAATTTCGGGCGCAAGATCTAATTGGAAACAGCATACCTTATAGATAAGATCTTTCAAGCTCCCTCTAGCGTTAAAAGGCAGTACTGTAAGCGCGTGTCCATTACACAGCTCCAAGTCTAGAACGGGGTAGATATAGGGGTGATGCAGGGCGCGGAACAGCTCCATGATGAGACCCTTGGAGCGGTCACCCTGCTCGATAGGGCATTTTGATGTTAACGGCATCTGGAAGGTAGAGTGAATTGCGGATAACTTTGTCTAACAAGACcagacatttttaaaagaatcaaTTCAATTCTTCTAATCGATTCGTCGTTTGTGTAATACGAAAAGCATACAGTGAACGAAGCCTTTCCTTTTGTATCCGTTGTTGTGCGAGAGAGAAAGATGGTCTTAAATATACTTACGCCCAATCCTAAAATGCAATACAGCTTCAAGTATTAAATCAACCAACAAGTTAGGTACTTATGTATATCAAGAGTCTTAAAGTTACCTGATGAACATAGAGGGCTAATAATGGCGTCGATAAAATTGTGTTACTGTAGAAATTAGAAGCTTACCAACGTAAGAAGTCTGTCAGTTTTGATAGAATTGTCGTGTATAGCAAACCAGTGTTTGTTGAGCCGGCATCCGATGGAAGCCAGGGGAGAGAGCAAATCATATCTGTAAAACAACAAGTTCgttataaaagatttaaatttatcacATATTCACAGTAATGCCATACACTAAACCTACCTTGATGACTGTTGTAAGTACTCAGTACATATGGCCAATGCTGCTGAACTTTCCATAGATCGATCGCCGACTCTACAAAACATAGAATATGATTTGCACATGGATGGATATTTCTGCAAAGGGGCCAGATACAGGATACTTACAAGTAACATATGAGTAACTAAGCGTAATCATAGCACTCAGTCAGGAAAAGGATTTTGATAATACAGAATAACAGAATCACACAC
This window harbors:
- the LOC113497734 gene encoding slowpoke-binding protein, with amino-acid sequence MLLVSILYLAPLQKYPSMCKSYSMFCRVGDRSMESSAALAICTEYLQQSSRYDLLSPLASIGCRLNKHWFAIHDNSIKTDRLLTLMPLTSKCPIEQGDRSKGLIMELFRALHHPYIYPVLDLELCNGHALTVLPFNARGSLKDLIYKSTWNDEYSRKYGTAGTGLPAWQVARFGRQMLEGLLFLKEKGFPPFRHLHSGNVVVQNGVARICGLENTLIGAQPRCPIALAAQLEHVEALSLGHVLFEMCAGAEIDLSLLPDLLPNYPNVVEIIEQIFSPRTPSLHELLLCELFRKIDLREMKGSCLPNFSQRLSRSCLSLLGEVARRTPGSPRTRTPPRRSGPASPASPATPTVRR